A region of Heteronotia binoei isolate CCM8104 ecotype False Entrance Well chromosome 2, APGP_CSIRO_Hbin_v1, whole genome shotgun sequence DNA encodes the following proteins:
- the KCNC4 gene encoding potassium voltage-gated channel subfamily C member 4 isoform X1 encodes MISSVCVSSYRGRKSGNKPPSKTCLKEEMGKGEESDKITINVGGTRHETYKSTLRTLPGTRLAWLADPDAQSNFDFDGQSNEFFFDRHPGIFSYVLNYYRTGKLHCPADICGPLFEEELTYWGIDETDVEPCCWMTYRQHRDAEEALDIFESPEPGSGGAGEEAEDEGAREVTLQRLGMDDRPPGAPGATGGGGCCHSWQPRMWALFEDPYSSRAARVIAFASLFFILVSITTFCLETHEAFIIDVNVTETLVVGNTTEVFVMQKMETEPILTYIEGVCVLWFTLEFLVRIICCPDKLVFIKNLLNIIDFVAILPFYLEVGLSGLSSKAARDVLGFLRVVRFVRILRIFKLTRHFVGLRVLGHTLRASTNEFLLLIIFLALGVLIFATMIYYAERIGAKPSDPSGSEHTHFKNIPIGFWWAVVTMTTLGYGDMYPKTWSGMLVGALCALAGVLTIAMPVPVIVNNFGMYYSLAMAKQKLPKKKKKHIPRPAPLDSPTYCKSEDNSPHNSIQSYNSPMAAATAAGVEERKRSDTKQNGDANVVLSDEEQPLSPSQEEKLPMRRSSTRDKNKKAGTCFLLSAGDFSCAADGGIRKAKLPHMLSGPFLQPLEGRMNHHRSSF; translated from the exons ATGATTAGCTCGGTGTGCGTCTCATCTTACCGAGGGCGCAAATCAGGGAacaagccaccctccaaaacatgcCTGAAGGAAGAGATGGGCAAAGGGGAAGAGTCGGACAAGATTACCATCAATGTGGGGGGCACCAGGCATGAGACCTACAAGAGCACTTTGCGCACATTGCCTGGCACCAGGCTGGCCTGGCTGGCTGACCCTGATGCCCAGAGCAACTTTGACTTTGATGGGCAAAGCAATGAATTTTTCTTTGACCGTCACCCAGGTATCTTCTCCTATGTGCTGAACTACTACCGCACAGGCAAACTGCACTGCCCTGCAGACATCTGTGGGCCCCTTTTTGAGGAGGAGCTCACCTACTGGGGCATTGATGAGACTGATGTGGAGCCCTGCTGCTGGATGACCTACCGCCAGCATCGCGATGCTGAGGAAGCCCTGGATATCTTTGAGAGCCCTGAGCCTGGTAGTGGAGGAGCTGGAGAAGAGGCTGAGGATGAAGGGGCCAGGGAGGTGACTCTTCAGCGCTTGGGCATGGATGACAGGCCTCCTGGAGCTCCTGGGGCCACTGGAGGAGGAGGCTGTTGTCACAGCTGGCAGCCCAGGATGTGGGCTCTCTTTGAGGATCCCTATTCTTCCAGGGCAGCCAGG GTAATTGCCTTTGCTTCACTTTTTTTCATCTTGGTATCTATCACAACATTTTGTCTGGAGACGCATGAAGCCTTCATCATAGATGTTAATGTGACTGAGACACTGGTGGTGGGCAACACAACAGAGGTCTTTGTGATGCAAAAGATGGAGACAGAACCCATTCTTACTTACATTGAAGGAGTCTGTGTGCTTTGGTTCACTCTGGAGTTTCTAGTGCGCATCATTTGCTGCCCAGATAAATTGGTCTTCATTAAGAACCTTCTTAACATCATTGACTTTGTAGCCATCTTGCCCTTCTACTTGGAGGTGGGACTCAGTGGCCTGTCATCCAAGGCTGCACGGGATGTGCTAGGCTTCCTGCGAGTAGTTCGCTTTGTTCGGATCCTCCGGATTTTCAAGCTGACTCGCCACTTTGTGGGGCTTCGGGTGCTAGGTCATACACTTCGGGCCAGCACCAATGAATTCCTCCTTCTCATCATCTTCCTGGCTTTAGGAGTTTTGATTTTTGCCACCATGATCTATTATGCTGAAAGGATTGGAGCCAAACCATCGGACCCCAGTGGaagtgaacacacacattttaagaATATCCCCATTGGATTCTGGTGGGCAGTAGTGACAATGACAACATTGGGCTATGGTGACATGTACCCTAAAACCTGGTCAGGCATGCTGGTTGGTGCTCTTTGTGCCCTGGCTGGAGTTCTTACCATAGCCATGCCTGTCCCTGTAATTGTCAACAATTTTGGAATGTATTACTCATTGGCTATGGCCAAGCAGAAactcccaaagaagaagaagaaacacatACCCCGTCCAGCACCACTGGACTCCCCAACATACTGCAAGTCAGAGGACAATTCACCTCACAACAGCATTCAGAGTTACAACAGCCCCATGGCAGCAGCAACGGCAGCAGgggtggaagaaaggaaaagatcAG ATACCAAGCAGAATGGTGATGCCAACGTGGTGCTGTCAGATGAGGAGCAGCCCCTTTCACCGTCACAGGAAGAGAAGTTGCCCATGAGGCGCTCAAGTACCAGGGACAAAAACAAGAAAGCAGGCACTTGCTTTCTTCTGAGTGCTGGAGATTTCTCATGTGCTGCTGATGGTGGCATCCGGAAAG
- the KCNC4 gene encoding potassium voltage-gated channel subfamily C member 4 isoform X3 codes for MISSVCVSSYRGRKSGNKPPSKTCLKEEMGKGEESDKITINVGGTRHETYKSTLRTLPGTRLAWLADPDAQSNFDFDGQSNEFFFDRHPGIFSYVLNYYRTGKLHCPADICGPLFEEELTYWGIDETDVEPCCWMTYRQHRDAEEALDIFESPEPGSGGAGEEAEDEGAREVTLQRLGMDDRPPGAPGATGGGGCCHSWQPRMWALFEDPYSSRAARVIAFASLFFILVSITTFCLETHEAFIIDVNVTETLVVGNTTEVFVMQKMETEPILTYIEGVCVLWFTLEFLVRIICCPDKLVFIKNLLNIIDFVAILPFYLEVGLSGLSSKAARDVLGFLRVVRFVRILRIFKLTRHFVGLRVLGHTLRASTNEFLLLIIFLALGVLIFATMIYYAERIGAKPSDPSGSEHTHFKNIPIGFWWAVVTMTTLGYGDMYPKTWSGMLVGALCALAGVLTIAMPVPVIVNNFGMYYSLAMAKQKLPKKKKKHIPRPAPLDSPTYCKSEDNSPHNSIQSYNSPMAAATAAGVEERKRSDTKQNGDANVVLSDEEQPLSPSQEEKLPMRRSSTRDKNKKAGTCFLLSAGDFSCAADGGIRKVPLNTKN; via the exons ATGATTAGCTCGGTGTGCGTCTCATCTTACCGAGGGCGCAAATCAGGGAacaagccaccctccaaaacatgcCTGAAGGAAGAGATGGGCAAAGGGGAAGAGTCGGACAAGATTACCATCAATGTGGGGGGCACCAGGCATGAGACCTACAAGAGCACTTTGCGCACATTGCCTGGCACCAGGCTGGCCTGGCTGGCTGACCCTGATGCCCAGAGCAACTTTGACTTTGATGGGCAAAGCAATGAATTTTTCTTTGACCGTCACCCAGGTATCTTCTCCTATGTGCTGAACTACTACCGCACAGGCAAACTGCACTGCCCTGCAGACATCTGTGGGCCCCTTTTTGAGGAGGAGCTCACCTACTGGGGCATTGATGAGACTGATGTGGAGCCCTGCTGCTGGATGACCTACCGCCAGCATCGCGATGCTGAGGAAGCCCTGGATATCTTTGAGAGCCCTGAGCCTGGTAGTGGAGGAGCTGGAGAAGAGGCTGAGGATGAAGGGGCCAGGGAGGTGACTCTTCAGCGCTTGGGCATGGATGACAGGCCTCCTGGAGCTCCTGGGGCCACTGGAGGAGGAGGCTGTTGTCACAGCTGGCAGCCCAGGATGTGGGCTCTCTTTGAGGATCCCTATTCTTCCAGGGCAGCCAGG GTAATTGCCTTTGCTTCACTTTTTTTCATCTTGGTATCTATCACAACATTTTGTCTGGAGACGCATGAAGCCTTCATCATAGATGTTAATGTGACTGAGACACTGGTGGTGGGCAACACAACAGAGGTCTTTGTGATGCAAAAGATGGAGACAGAACCCATTCTTACTTACATTGAAGGAGTCTGTGTGCTTTGGTTCACTCTGGAGTTTCTAGTGCGCATCATTTGCTGCCCAGATAAATTGGTCTTCATTAAGAACCTTCTTAACATCATTGACTTTGTAGCCATCTTGCCCTTCTACTTGGAGGTGGGACTCAGTGGCCTGTCATCCAAGGCTGCACGGGATGTGCTAGGCTTCCTGCGAGTAGTTCGCTTTGTTCGGATCCTCCGGATTTTCAAGCTGACTCGCCACTTTGTGGGGCTTCGGGTGCTAGGTCATACACTTCGGGCCAGCACCAATGAATTCCTCCTTCTCATCATCTTCCTGGCTTTAGGAGTTTTGATTTTTGCCACCATGATCTATTATGCTGAAAGGATTGGAGCCAAACCATCGGACCCCAGTGGaagtgaacacacacattttaagaATATCCCCATTGGATTCTGGTGGGCAGTAGTGACAATGACAACATTGGGCTATGGTGACATGTACCCTAAAACCTGGTCAGGCATGCTGGTTGGTGCTCTTTGTGCCCTGGCTGGAGTTCTTACCATAGCCATGCCTGTCCCTGTAATTGTCAACAATTTTGGAATGTATTACTCATTGGCTATGGCCAAGCAGAAactcccaaagaagaagaagaaacacatACCCCGTCCAGCACCACTGGACTCCCCAACATACTGCAAGTCAGAGGACAATTCACCTCACAACAGCATTCAGAGTTACAACAGCCCCATGGCAGCAGCAACGGCAGCAGgggtggaagaaaggaaaagatcAG ATACCAAGCAGAATGGTGATGCCAACGTGGTGCTGTCAGATGAGGAGCAGCCCCTTTCACCGTCACAGGAAGAGAAGTTGCCCATGAGGCGCTCAAGTACCAGGGACAAAAACAAGAAAGCAGGCACTTGCTTTCTTCTGAGTGCTGGAGATTTCTCATGTGCTGCTGATGGTGGCATCCGGAAAG
- the KCNC4 gene encoding potassium voltage-gated channel subfamily C member 4 isoform X2, with amino-acid sequence MISSVCVSSYRGRKSGNKPPSKTCLKEEMGKGEESDKITINVGGTRHETYKSTLRTLPGTRLAWLADPDAQSNFDFDGQSNEFFFDRHPGIFSYVLNYYRTGKLHCPADICGPLFEEELTYWGIDETDVEPCCWMTYRQHRDAEEALDIFESPEPGSGGAGEEAEDEGAREVTLQRLGMDDRPPGAPGATGGGGCCHSWQPRMWALFEDPYSSRAARVIAFASLFFILVSITTFCLETHEAFIIDVNVTETLVVGNTTEVFVMQKMETEPILTYIEGVCVLWFTLEFLVRIICCPDKLVFIKNLLNIIDFVAILPFYLEVGLSGLSSKAARDVLGFLRVVRFVRILRIFKLTRHFVGLRVLGHTLRASTNEFLLLIIFLALGVLIFATMIYYAERIGAKPSDPSGSEHTHFKNIPIGFWWAVVTMTTLGYGDMYPKTWSGMLVGALCALAGVLTIAMPVPVIVNNFGMYYSLAMAKQKLPKKKKKHIPRPAPLDSPTYCKSEDNSPHNSIQSYNSPMAAATAAGVEERKRSDTKQNGDANVVLSDEEQPLSPSQEEKLPMRRSSTRDKNKKAGTCFLLSAGDFSCAADGGIRKGLLNPHCH; translated from the exons ATGATTAGCTCGGTGTGCGTCTCATCTTACCGAGGGCGCAAATCAGGGAacaagccaccctccaaaacatgcCTGAAGGAAGAGATGGGCAAAGGGGAAGAGTCGGACAAGATTACCATCAATGTGGGGGGCACCAGGCATGAGACCTACAAGAGCACTTTGCGCACATTGCCTGGCACCAGGCTGGCCTGGCTGGCTGACCCTGATGCCCAGAGCAACTTTGACTTTGATGGGCAAAGCAATGAATTTTTCTTTGACCGTCACCCAGGTATCTTCTCCTATGTGCTGAACTACTACCGCACAGGCAAACTGCACTGCCCTGCAGACATCTGTGGGCCCCTTTTTGAGGAGGAGCTCACCTACTGGGGCATTGATGAGACTGATGTGGAGCCCTGCTGCTGGATGACCTACCGCCAGCATCGCGATGCTGAGGAAGCCCTGGATATCTTTGAGAGCCCTGAGCCTGGTAGTGGAGGAGCTGGAGAAGAGGCTGAGGATGAAGGGGCCAGGGAGGTGACTCTTCAGCGCTTGGGCATGGATGACAGGCCTCCTGGAGCTCCTGGGGCCACTGGAGGAGGAGGCTGTTGTCACAGCTGGCAGCCCAGGATGTGGGCTCTCTTTGAGGATCCCTATTCTTCCAGGGCAGCCAGG GTAATTGCCTTTGCTTCACTTTTTTTCATCTTGGTATCTATCACAACATTTTGTCTGGAGACGCATGAAGCCTTCATCATAGATGTTAATGTGACTGAGACACTGGTGGTGGGCAACACAACAGAGGTCTTTGTGATGCAAAAGATGGAGACAGAACCCATTCTTACTTACATTGAAGGAGTCTGTGTGCTTTGGTTCACTCTGGAGTTTCTAGTGCGCATCATTTGCTGCCCAGATAAATTGGTCTTCATTAAGAACCTTCTTAACATCATTGACTTTGTAGCCATCTTGCCCTTCTACTTGGAGGTGGGACTCAGTGGCCTGTCATCCAAGGCTGCACGGGATGTGCTAGGCTTCCTGCGAGTAGTTCGCTTTGTTCGGATCCTCCGGATTTTCAAGCTGACTCGCCACTTTGTGGGGCTTCGGGTGCTAGGTCATACACTTCGGGCCAGCACCAATGAATTCCTCCTTCTCATCATCTTCCTGGCTTTAGGAGTTTTGATTTTTGCCACCATGATCTATTATGCTGAAAGGATTGGAGCCAAACCATCGGACCCCAGTGGaagtgaacacacacattttaagaATATCCCCATTGGATTCTGGTGGGCAGTAGTGACAATGACAACATTGGGCTATGGTGACATGTACCCTAAAACCTGGTCAGGCATGCTGGTTGGTGCTCTTTGTGCCCTGGCTGGAGTTCTTACCATAGCCATGCCTGTCCCTGTAATTGTCAACAATTTTGGAATGTATTACTCATTGGCTATGGCCAAGCAGAAactcccaaagaagaagaagaaacacatACCCCGTCCAGCACCACTGGACTCCCCAACATACTGCAAGTCAGAGGACAATTCACCTCACAACAGCATTCAGAGTTACAACAGCCCCATGGCAGCAGCAACGGCAGCAGgggtggaagaaaggaaaagatcAG ATACCAAGCAGAATGGTGATGCCAACGTGGTGCTGTCAGATGAGGAGCAGCCCCTTTCACCGTCACAGGAAGAGAAGTTGCCCATGAGGCGCTCAAGTACCAGGGACAAAAACAAGAAAGCAGGCACTTGCTTTCTTCTGAGTGCTGGAGATTTCTCATGTGCTGCTGATGGTGGCATCCGGAAAG